From Kineosporia succinea, the proteins below share one genomic window:
- a CDS encoding DUF2550 domain-containing protein has protein sequence MGELVAPLEILGGLLVLFGLVLALFILRRYLLARNGATFDCSLKREHPRRASAWILGVARYSEDRLEWFRIFTLSPRPSQVFVRSQMLLLEWIQPSEQEIHSILPGAVIVRCSYGDEILEMAMTRSDYIGFATWLEATPPGMQPFSA, from the coding sequence TTGGGTGAACTGGTAGCTCCGCTCGAGATCCTCGGCGGGCTCCTCGTCCTCTTCGGCCTGGTCCTGGCACTGTTCATCCTGCGCCGTTACCTGCTGGCCCGTAACGGCGCCACGTTCGACTGCTCGCTGAAACGCGAGCACCCCCGCCGCGCGAGCGCCTGGATCCTGGGCGTCGCGCGGTACAGCGAAGACCGGCTCGAATGGTTTCGGATCTTCACTCTGAGCCCGCGACCCAGCCAGGTCTTCGTTCGCTCCCAGATGCTGCTCCTGGAATGGATTCAGCCGAGCGAGCAGGAGATCCACTCGATCCTGCCGGGCGCGGTGATCGTGCGATGCAGTTATGGCGACGAGATTCTCGAGATGGCCATGACAAGGTCGGACTACATCGGATTCGCCACCTGGCTGGAAGCGACGCCTCCCGGCATGCAGCCGTTCAGCGCCTGA
- a CDS encoding F0F1 ATP synthase subunit epsilon, whose product MSLQVELVSAEAKVWTGTARMVIARTIEGEIGVLSGHEPTLALLAPGKITIRGEDGSTVEAQVEDGGFLSIDHDRVTVVADTAALVGSA is encoded by the coding sequence ATGTCGCTCCAGGTAGAACTGGTGAGTGCCGAGGCGAAGGTCTGGACGGGCACTGCCCGCATGGTGATCGCCAGGACGATCGAGGGTGAGATCGGTGTGCTCAGTGGGCACGAGCCGACGCTCGCACTGCTCGCCCCGGGCAAGATCACGATCCGCGGCGAAGACGGTTCCACGGTCGAGGCTCAGGTCGAGGACGGTGGGTTCCTCTCCATCGACCACGACCGGGTGACCGTGGTGGCCGACACCGCGGCCCTCGTCGGCTCGGCCTGA
- the atpD gene encoding F0F1 ATP synthase subunit beta, which yields MTATVTETGATSGQAGVGRVARVIGPVVDIEFPQGQLPGMYNALYIDYTLNGEDIRLWLEVAQFIGDNLVRAIALKPTDGLVRGMSVSDSGNPISVPVGDVTKGRVFNAIGDVLNLAEGETFEVTERWPIHRKAPAFDQLESKTEMFQTGIKVIDLLTPYVQGGKIGLFGGAGVGKTVLIQEMIARVARDHGGVSVFAGVGERTREGNDLIVEMEEAGVLPNTALVFGQMDEPPGTRLRVALSALTMAEYFRDVQSQDVLLFIDNIFRFTQAGSEVSTLLGRMPSAVGYQPNLADEMGLLQERITSTRGHSITSMQAIYVPADDYTDPAPATTFAHLDATTELSREIASMGIYPAVDPLTSTSRILDPRYIGEAHYNTAVRVKQILQRNKELQDIIAILGIDELSEEDKIVVNRARRIQRFLSQNTYVAKQFTGIEGSTVPIDETVDAFTRICDGEFDHVAEQAFFMCGGLDDVERKWAEIQKKTGA from the coding sequence ATGACCGCCACCGTCACCGAAACGGGTGCGACCAGCGGCCAGGCCGGCGTCGGCCGGGTGGCCCGGGTCATCGGCCCCGTCGTCGACATCGAGTTCCCGCAGGGCCAGCTGCCCGGCATGTACAACGCTCTGTACATCGACTACACGCTGAACGGGGAGGACATCCGGCTCTGGCTGGAGGTCGCCCAGTTCATCGGCGACAACCTGGTCCGCGCCATCGCGCTGAAGCCGACCGACGGCCTGGTCCGTGGCATGTCGGTCTCCGACAGCGGCAACCCGATCAGCGTCCCGGTCGGTGACGTCACCAAGGGTCGCGTGTTCAACGCGATCGGCGACGTGCTCAACCTCGCCGAGGGCGAGACGTTTGAGGTCACCGAGCGCTGGCCGATCCACCGCAAGGCCCCGGCCTTCGACCAGCTCGAGTCCAAGACCGAGATGTTCCAGACCGGCATCAAGGTCATCGACCTGCTCACCCCGTACGTGCAGGGTGGAAAGATCGGCCTGTTCGGTGGTGCCGGTGTCGGCAAGACCGTGCTGATCCAGGAGATGATCGCCCGGGTCGCCCGCGACCACGGTGGTGTCTCCGTGTTCGCCGGTGTCGGCGAGCGCACCCGTGAGGGCAACGACCTCATCGTCGAGATGGAAGAGGCGGGCGTTCTCCCGAACACCGCGCTCGTCTTCGGTCAGATGGACGAGCCGCCGGGCACGCGTCTTCGCGTGGCCCTCTCGGCCCTCACGATGGCGGAGTACTTCCGCGACGTGCAGAGCCAGGACGTGCTGCTCTTCATCGACAACATCTTCCGGTTCACGCAGGCCGGTTCCGAGGTCTCCACGCTGCTCGGCCGTATGCCGTCCGCCGTGGGTTACCAGCCGAACCTGGCCGACGAGATGGGCCTCCTCCAGGAGCGCATCACCTCGACGCGTGGTCACTCGATCACCTCGATGCAGGCGATCTACGTGCCGGCCGACGACTACACCGACCCGGCCCCGGCCACCACGTTCGCGCACCTGGACGCGACCACCGAGCTCTCCCGCGAGATCGCGTCGATGGGTATCTACCCCGCCGTGGACCCGCTGACCTCGACGTCGCGCATCCTCGACCCGCGGTACATCGGTGAGGCCCACTACAACACCGCGGTGCGCGTCAAGCAGATCCTCCAGCGCAACAAGGAGCTGCAGGACATCATCGCGATCCTGGGTATCGACGAGCTGTCCGAAGAAGACAAGATCGTCGTGAACCGGGCCCGCCGGATCCAGCGGTTCCTGTCGCAGAACACCTACGTGGCCAAGCAGTTCACCGGCATCGAGGGTTCGACGGTCCCGATCGACGAGACGGTCGACGCCTTCACCCGGATCTGCGACGGCGAGTTCGACCACGTCGCCGAGCAGGCGTTCTTCATGTGCGGTGGCCTCGACGACGTCGAGCGCAAGTGGGCCGAGATCCAGAAGAAGACCGGCGCCTGA
- a CDS encoding MMPL family transporter: protein MTTTTDSERRAAPAGPPPPRPRGLASWCAHHRWSTLLAALIVMATGVVLLGGGLHTASGAEQLVGDSRKASELLQGADFGDRPVEHLVVSARRGTLSEARIGTVGQQMVDAFGPVEGVGSVGEPIVSEDRRTMLVPVELTAANDDDDAVEATAERMLTVTGTLAAGHPDLEIGQTGEGSLNAGVGEQIERDFQRAELFSLPVTLAILLVAFGSVVAAFVPVLLGIGAVVTALGVTAFISRWYEVDQNTQSLVLLIGLAVGVDYALFVIRRSRQERAHGLEVRETIRVVGMTAGRAVIISGVTVVVSMAGMLVAGGLYTSLAIGAMIVVLIAVIASATVLPAILSVLGDRITWLRLPFIGRRVGREAPVDGPWGRLAGAVSRRPLIWTLAATGLLVALAVPAANMRTSLPGVESLPQDLPSVKATTTMIQAFPQEGSTIQLVVSGDAASALERAWPLAAGTGVVMSGEPSVRTSLDGRVSVLDLPIPYDSSDERAGDVVEKVRETLVPAVSRSLPDAEVHLGGVAEGTELSAWMDSRLLPVVGFVLVLTFVVMVLSFGSVWLALATVLLNLLSVGAGYGVMTSIFQNTWAEDLLDFTSIGSIASWLPLLMFVILFGLSMDYHVFVVSRVREAWRAGSSPRDAVRLGVARSAGTVTSAAAVMVAVFAIFATMSVLEMKQLGVGLATAVLIDATVVRGVLLPAVLALLGERAHTRPRWVPALHD, encoded by the coding sequence ATGACCACAACGACCGACTCGGAACGTCGTGCGGCCCCTGCCGGCCCACCGCCACCGCGACCTCGCGGCCTGGCCTCCTGGTGCGCCCACCACCGCTGGAGCACCCTGCTCGCCGCGCTGATCGTGATGGCCACGGGGGTGGTGCTGCTCGGGGGCGGGCTGCACACCGCCAGTGGGGCCGAGCAGCTCGTCGGCGACTCCCGCAAGGCATCGGAACTGTTGCAAGGAGCCGACTTCGGTGACCGTCCGGTCGAGCACCTCGTGGTCAGCGCGCGGAGGGGAACGCTGAGCGAGGCGCGGATCGGCACGGTCGGGCAGCAGATGGTGGACGCGTTCGGCCCGGTCGAGGGGGTCGGTTCCGTGGGGGAGCCGATCGTCTCGGAAGACCGGCGCACGATGCTCGTCCCGGTCGAGCTGACCGCGGCCAACGATGACGACGACGCGGTCGAGGCGACCGCCGAGCGGATGCTGACCGTCACGGGCACCCTCGCGGCCGGGCACCCGGACCTCGAGATCGGCCAGACCGGTGAGGGCTCGCTGAACGCGGGGGTCGGCGAGCAGATCGAGCGCGACTTCCAGCGGGCCGAACTCTTCAGCCTGCCGGTCACTCTCGCGATCCTGCTGGTCGCCTTCGGGTCCGTGGTCGCGGCCTTCGTGCCGGTGCTGCTGGGCATCGGCGCCGTCGTCACCGCGCTCGGGGTCACGGCGTTCATCTCGCGCTGGTACGAGGTCGACCAGAACACCCAGAGCCTGGTGCTGCTCATCGGTCTCGCGGTCGGCGTGGACTACGCGCTCTTCGTGATCCGGCGCTCGCGGCAGGAACGGGCCCACGGTCTCGAGGTGCGCGAGACGATCCGGGTGGTGGGGATGACGGCGGGCCGGGCCGTGATCATCTCCGGCGTCACCGTGGTGGTCTCGATGGCCGGCATGCTGGTCGCCGGGGGCCTCTACACCTCGCTCGCGATCGGCGCCATGATCGTCGTGCTGATCGCCGTGATCGCCTCCGCCACCGTGCTTCCCGCGATCCTGTCGGTGCTCGGTGACCGGATCACCTGGCTGCGGCTGCCGTTCATCGGGCGCCGGGTCGGCCGCGAGGCCCCGGTCGACGGGCCCTGGGGGCGGCTCGCCGGTGCGGTCTCACGGCGTCCGCTGATCTGGACGCTCGCCGCCACCGGGCTGCTGGTGGCACTCGCGGTGCCGGCGGCGAACATGCGCACCTCGCTGCCCGGGGTGGAGTCGCTGCCGCAGGACCTGCCCTCGGTGAAGGCCACGACGACGATGATCCAGGCCTTCCCGCAGGAGGGTTCGACGATTCAGCTGGTGGTCTCGGGGGATGCTGCCTCCGCTCTGGAACGGGCCTGGCCGCTGGCCGCGGGCACCGGTGTCGTGATGTCGGGAGAGCCCTCGGTGCGGACGTCGCTGGACGGCCGGGTCTCGGTGCTGGATCTGCCGATTCCGTACGACAGTTCGGACGAGCGGGCCGGTGACGTGGTCGAGAAGGTGCGCGAAACCCTGGTTCCCGCGGTGTCGCGTTCCCTGCCGGACGCCGAGGTGCATCTGGGCGGCGTGGCCGAGGGCACGGAACTGTCGGCCTGGATGGATTCGCGCCTGCTGCCGGTGGTCGGGTTCGTGCTGGTGCTGACCTTCGTGGTGATGGTGCTGTCGTTCGGCTCGGTCTGGCTGGCCCTGGCCACCGTGCTGCTCAACCTGCTCTCGGTCGGCGCGGGCTACGGGGTGATGACGTCGATCTTCCAGAACACCTGGGCCGAGGACCTTCTCGACTTCACCTCGATCGGCTCGATCGCGTCCTGGCTGCCGTTGCTGATGTTCGTGATCCTCTTCGGTCTGTCGATGGACTACCACGTGTTCGTCGTCTCCCGGGTGCGGGAGGCGTGGCGGGCCGGTTCGTCACCGCGCGACGCGGTGCGGCTCGGCGTGGCCCGCAGTGCCGGAACCGTGACCAGCGCGGCGGCGGTGATGGTGGCGGTGTTCGCCATCTTCGCGACCATGTCGGTGCTGGAGATGAAGCAGCTCGGCGTGGGCCTGGCGACGGCGGTGCTCATCGACGCCACGGTGGTGCGGGGTGTGCTGCTCCCGGCGGTGCTGGCTCTGCTGGGGGAGCGGGCGCACACCCGGCCGCGGTGGGTGCCGGCGCTGCACGACTGA
- a CDS encoding GntR family transcriptional regulator has translation MKRVWVRDELRRLIDTSPPGALIPSERELSDQLGVSRPTLRAAIEDLAGAGLLVRHQGRGTFTRVRPTSSRVPDPGWPSRVEEFRVEAAGARLGARLEISPATPALTVRRVRISDDHPIAIERISLPAALVPGLEPAVFETGPFHEVLRERYDVSVTTAVQTTEATVTDDGESGLLAVPVHAPALLIERTSKDAGGRVVEYTRSIYRGDRYRVTAQLTFP, from the coding sequence ATGAAGCGGGTCTGGGTGCGCGACGAGCTGCGCCGGCTGATCGACACCAGTCCCCCGGGCGCCCTCATCCCGTCCGAACGCGAGCTCAGCGACCAGCTCGGGGTCTCCCGCCCCACCCTGCGCGCGGCCATCGAAGACCTGGCGGGCGCCGGGCTGCTGGTGCGTCACCAGGGCCGGGGAACGTTCACCCGGGTGCGGCCCACCTCGTCGCGGGTGCCGGACCCCGGCTGGCCGAGCCGGGTCGAGGAGTTCCGCGTCGAGGCGGCCGGCGCGAGACTCGGCGCCCGGCTGGAGATCTCCCCCGCGACACCGGCCCTCACCGTGCGCCGGGTCCGGATCAGCGACGACCACCCGATCGCCATCGAGCGGATCAGCCTGCCCGCCGCCCTGGTACCGGGTCTCGAGCCGGCCGTCTTCGAGACCGGGCCGTTCCACGAGGTGCTGCGCGAGCGGTACGACGTCAGCGTCACCACGGCGGTGCAGACCACCGAGGCCACGGTCACCGACGACGGCGAGTCCGGGCTGCTGGCGGTGCCGGTGCACGCGCCCGCGCTGCTCATCGAGCGGACCTCGAAGGACGCCGGTGGGCGGGTGGTCGAGTACACCCGGTCGATCTACCGCGGTGACCGGTACCGGGTCACGGCGCAGCTCACGTTTCCCTGA
- a CDS encoding F0F1 ATP synthase subunit gamma has protein sequence MAGQQRVYRARIRSTASLEKIFRAMELIASSRISKARQAVASSTPYARAISRAVSAVATYSDVDHILTTEKESVRRAAVLVVTADRGMAGAYSSNALKASEQLRERLEGEGKQVATYVTGRKGVGFLRFRKRDIAAEWTGFSDSPKYEDARTIGDTLVEAFLADYEDGGVDEIHIVYTRFVSMVTQQPEIVRLLPLEVVEGTEPPAPDELLPLYAFEPNPAEVLDALLPKYVNSRIYNALLQASASELASRQRAMKSASDNAKELIRTYTRLANQARQAEITQEISEIVGGADALAG, from the coding sequence ATGGCAGGCCAGCAGAGGGTCTACCGGGCCCGCATCCGGTCTACCGCGTCCCTGGAGAAGATCTTCCGGGCGATGGAACTCATCGCCTCGTCGCGGATCTCCAAGGCGCGGCAGGCCGTGGCTTCGTCGACGCCGTACGCCCGCGCCATCAGCCGGGCGGTCTCGGCGGTCGCGACCTACTCCGACGTGGATCACATCCTCACGACGGAGAAGGAAAGCGTCCGCCGGGCAGCGGTTCTGGTCGTCACGGCCGACCGCGGCATGGCGGGGGCCTACTCCTCGAACGCGCTGAAGGCGAGCGAGCAGCTTCGCGAGCGGCTGGAGGGGGAGGGCAAGCAGGTCGCCACCTACGTCACCGGACGTAAGGGCGTCGGCTTCCTCCGCTTCCGCAAGCGCGACATCGCCGCGGAGTGGACCGGTTTCTCGGACTCCCCGAAGTACGAGGACGCCCGCACGATCGGCGACACGCTGGTCGAGGCGTTCCTCGCGGACTACGAGGACGGCGGGGTCGACGAGATCCACATCGTCTACACCCGGTTCGTCAGCATGGTGACGCAGCAGCCGGAGATCGTCCGGCTGCTGCCGCTCGAGGTCGTCGAGGGCACCGAGCCCCCGGCCCCCGACGAGCTGCTGCCGCTCTACGCGTTCGAGCCGAACCCGGCGGAGGTGCTCGACGCGCTGCTGCCGAAGTACGTGAACAGCCGGATCTACAACGCACTGCTGCAGGCGTCGGCCTCCGAGCTGGCCTCCCGTCAGCGTGCGATGAAGTCCGCCTCGGACAACGCCAAGGAACTGATCCGGACCTACACGCGACTGGCCAACCAGGCGCGCCAGGCCGAGATCACCCAGGAGATCAGCGAGATCGTCGGCGGCGCCGACGCACTTGCCGGCTGA
- a CDS encoding sensor histidine kinase, which yields MTETPRRRTPFLTGAQTMDGLRTGLPHGWPETAFVLWLRGFPAVAHLSLNLVLTVPYLLLAAFMLVAVVLVPIFGMGIPIVWALLLAAMFCARLDLLRLEGMTGIPLPWMGSAPEARERGWLRRHLLGGRQWRSLAWVAWQSVWGLISSCLVLAFASVTLGLVAAPLYVWALPSHEMYWPWGGTTSGPWWLLLVFVVGVVGMVVTPLMATGLIALDVLMAKLLLTRSSNAEKVKTLNRRVETLTATRAAAVDSVEAERQRIERDLHDGPQQRLVAIAMDLGLAREKMSRDPEGARDLMNKAHSAAKEAVVEMRQVARGIHPPILTDRGLDAALSALAASSPVPVSVQTDLPTRPSPTVEAIAYFCVSEGLTNVAKHAHASRARVLVSGVGEWLRIEIEDDGVGGAQPGGSDPDGRAVGGTGLRGLADRVAAIDGAVHLSSPAGGPTVLTIHLPLNPSGSPQ from the coding sequence GTGACCGAGACCCCGCGGCGGAGGACGCCGTTCCTGACCGGAGCGCAGACCATGGACGGCCTGCGCACGGGACTGCCGCACGGCTGGCCGGAGACGGCATTCGTGCTGTGGCTGCGCGGTTTTCCCGCCGTCGCCCACCTCTCGCTGAACCTGGTCCTGACGGTCCCCTACCTGCTGCTGGCCGCCTTCATGCTGGTCGCGGTGGTCCTGGTCCCGATCTTCGGGATGGGCATCCCGATCGTGTGGGCGCTGCTGCTGGCCGCGATGTTCTGCGCACGGCTCGACCTGCTGCGGCTGGAGGGCATGACCGGGATCCCCCTGCCGTGGATGGGATCGGCTCCCGAGGCGCGCGAACGCGGCTGGCTGCGGCGGCACCTGCTGGGCGGCCGGCAGTGGCGGTCGCTGGCCTGGGTCGCGTGGCAGTCGGTGTGGGGGCTGATCAGCAGCTGTCTCGTGCTGGCCTTCGCCTCGGTCACGCTCGGCCTGGTCGCCGCGCCGCTCTACGTGTGGGCCCTGCCGTCGCACGAGATGTACTGGCCCTGGGGCGGAACCACCTCCGGGCCGTGGTGGCTGCTGCTGGTCTTCGTCGTCGGGGTCGTCGGCATGGTGGTCACGCCCCTGATGGCCACCGGGCTGATCGCCCTCGACGTGCTGATGGCGAAACTGCTGCTCACCCGCTCGTCGAACGCGGAGAAGGTGAAGACGCTGAACCGCCGGGTGGAGACGCTGACGGCCACCCGCGCGGCCGCCGTCGACTCGGTCGAGGCCGAGCGGCAGCGCATCGAGCGCGACCTGCACGACGGCCCGCAGCAGCGCCTGGTCGCGATCGCGATGGACCTGGGCCTGGCCCGCGAGAAGATGTCCCGGGACCCGGAGGGAGCACGCGACCTGATGAACAAGGCGCACTCCGCGGCGAAGGAGGCCGTGGTCGAGATGCGCCAGGTGGCACGGGGAATCCACCCGCCGATCCTGACCGACCGGGGTCTCGACGCCGCGCTGTCGGCCCTCGCCGCCAGCAGCCCCGTGCCGGTGAGCGTGCAGACCGACCTGCCCACGCGTCCCTCGCCCACCGTCGAGGCCATCGCCTACTTCTGTGTCAGCGAGGGCCTGACCAACGTGGCCAAGCACGCCCACGCCTCCCGCGCCCGGGTGCTGGTCAGCGGCGTCGGCGAGTGGCTGCGGATCGAGATTGAGGACGACGGGGTCGGCGGGGCGCAACCCGGCGGTTCCGATCCGGACGGCAGAGCGGTCGGGGGCACCGGTCTTCGCGGTCTGGCCGACCGGGTCGCCGCGATCGACGGGGCCGTCCACCTCTCCTCCCCCGCCGGCGGGCCCACCGTGCTCACCATCCACCTTCCGCTCAACCCCTCCGGGAGCCCCCAGTGA
- a CDS encoding response regulator, with translation MTAAVRVVLAEDSVLLREGLLRLLAETGFEVAEACPDAESFLRAVEAHRPDLVIVDVRMPPTFTDEGVRAALVVRHQYPQIAVVVLSQYVEENYATELFAARSHGIGYLLKDRVADVGDFAESLRRVTDGGTALDPEVVAQLFSRATRKDPLSRLTPREREVLGLMAEGRSNTAIAAQLVIGEGAVEKHVSSIFGKLDLPPDAQDHRRVLAVLRWLGQEG, from the coding sequence GTGACCGCCGCCGTCCGTGTCGTCCTCGCCGAGGACTCGGTCCTGCTCCGCGAAGGCCTGCTGCGCCTGCTCGCCGAGACCGGGTTCGAGGTGGCCGAGGCCTGCCCCGACGCCGAGAGCTTTCTCCGGGCGGTCGAGGCGCACCGGCCCGACCTGGTCATCGTCGACGTGCGGATGCCCCCGACCTTCACCGACGAGGGGGTGCGCGCGGCGCTGGTCGTGCGCCACCAGTACCCGCAGATCGCCGTGGTGGTGCTCAGCCAGTACGTCGAGGAGAACTACGCCACCGAGCTTTTCGCCGCCCGCTCCCACGGCATCGGCTACCTGCTGAAAGACCGGGTGGCCGACGTCGGTGACTTCGCCGAGTCGCTGCGCCGGGTCACCGACGGCGGCACCGCGCTCGACCCCGAGGTGGTGGCCCAGCTGTTCTCCCGGGCCACCCGGAAAGACCCGCTCAGCCGGCTCACCCCGCGCGAGCGGGAGGTGCTCGGCCTGATGGCCGAGGGGCGCTCCAACACCGCCATCGCCGCGCAGCTGGTGATCGGCGAGGGAGCCGTGGAGAAACACGTCTCCAGCATCTTCGGAAAGCTCGACCTCCCCCCGGACGCGCAGGACCACCGCAGGGTCCTCGCCGTCCTCCGCTGGCTCGGCCAGGAGGGCTGA
- a CDS encoding DUF4097 family beta strand repeat-containing protein — protein sequence MSTTTTHEPGGPTTTPPRRPSPLLGPVRIAGVVLGLGVLGLGVMTVVTQFATRVHEETFTVSDPVTTLSVDVGSGDVRVRAVAEGTPVRVEVKARSAIRDAVWNHTVDDGRLAVTADCRGGWPIDSCSVSLTITVPENVPVDLHTGSGDQEVRGLTADVKARAGSGDIDLTGLTGDILATSGSGDVRASSMRSVVNEMRTGSGDVRADFIGDAVRLVTRTGSGDVRVGFSTAPTSVSAKTGAGNVQLTVPNDGTRYDVSGTTGSGDRRIDVPTVGAKGSGNPIEADTGSGDVVVSYR from the coding sequence ATGTCGACGACGACCACCCACGAACCCGGCGGCCCCACCACCACGCCACCCCGGCGTCCCAGCCCGTTGCTCGGCCCGGTGCGCATCGCCGGCGTCGTGCTCGGCCTCGGGGTGCTCGGACTCGGCGTGATGACGGTCGTGACCCAGTTCGCGACCCGCGTGCACGAGGAGACGTTCACCGTCTCCGACCCGGTCACGACCCTCTCGGTCGATGTCGGCTCCGGTGACGTGCGGGTGCGCGCCGTGGCCGAGGGCACTCCGGTGCGGGTCGAGGTCAAGGCCCGGTCGGCGATCCGCGACGCGGTCTGGAACCACACGGTCGACGACGGCAGGCTCGCCGTGACCGCCGACTGCCGGGGCGGCTGGCCGATCGACAGCTGCTCGGTCAGCCTGACGATCACCGTGCCCGAGAACGTCCCCGTGGACCTGCACACCGGCTCCGGCGACCAGGAGGTGCGCGGCCTGACCGCGGACGTGAAGGCCCGGGCCGGGTCCGGCGACATCGATCTCACCGGGCTGACGGGCGACATCCTGGCCACCAGCGGCAGTGGCGACGTTCGCGCGTCCTCGATGCGGTCGGTGGTCAACGAGATGCGCACCGGTTCGGGCGACGTGAGAGCCGACTTCATCGGTGACGCCGTGCGCCTCGTGACCCGCACCGGCAGCGGTGACGTACGTGTCGGCTTCTCCACCGCGCCCACCTCGGTGAGCGCGAAGACCGGGGCGGGCAACGTGCAGCTGACCGTGCCGAACGACGGCACCCGCTACGACGTGAGCGGCACGACCGGCAGTGGCGACCGTCGCATCGACGTTCCCACCGTGGGCGCGAAGGGCTCCGGCAACCCGATCGAGGCCGACACCGGATCGGGTGACGTGGTCGTCTCATATCGCTGA
- the atpA gene encoding F0F1 ATP synthase subunit alpha has protein sequence MAELTIRPDEIRDALDAFVQSYDPSTATREEVGIISEAADGIARVEGLPSVMANELLKFEDGTLGLAQNLDVNEIGVVVLGEFSGLEEGQEVKRTGEVLSVPVGDAFLGRVVDPLGAPIDGLGEIVAESRRALELQAPGVMQRKSVHEPMQTGIKAIDSLTPIGRGQRQLIIGDRKTGKTTIAIDTIINQKRNWESGDPDKQVRCIYVAIGQKGSTIASIRGSLEEAGALEYTTIVAAPASDPAGFKYLAPYTGSAIGQHWMYAGKHVLIVFDDLSKQAEAYRAVSLLLRRPPGREAYPGDVFYLHSRLLERCAKLSDELGHGSMTGLPIVETKANDVSAYIPTNVISITDGQLFLQSDLFNANQRPAVDVGISVSRVGGSAMTKAMKKVTGSLKVELAQYRALEAFALFASDLDAASKQQLARGQRLMELFKQPQYSPYATEEQVVSIWLGTTGALDSVEVGDVRRFEQEFIDHLRRNTDVLTTIGETLQFNDDTNASLEKEVESFKQFFQAGSDEGIVAGSEEYEATDAEDISQEQIVRQQR, from the coding sequence ATGGCGGAGCTGACGATCCGTCCGGACGAGATCCGGGACGCGCTGGACGCCTTCGTGCAGTCTTACGACCCGAGCACGGCCACGCGGGAAGAAGTAGGCATCATCTCCGAGGCGGCCGACGGCATCGCCCGGGTCGAGGGCCTGCCCAGCGTGATGGCCAACGAGCTGCTGAAGTTCGAGGACGGCACGCTCGGCCTCGCGCAGAACCTGGACGTCAACGAGATCGGCGTCGTCGTTCTCGGTGAGTTCAGTGGCCTCGAAGAGGGCCAGGAAGTCAAGCGGACCGGCGAGGTGCTCTCCGTGCCCGTCGGTGACGCCTTCCTCGGCCGCGTGGTGGACCCGCTGGGTGCGCCGATCGACGGTCTCGGCGAGATCGTGGCCGAGAGCCGCCGCGCCCTGGAGCTCCAGGCTCCGGGCGTCATGCAGCGCAAGTCGGTGCACGAGCCGATGCAGACCGGGATCAAGGCGATCGACTCGCTGACCCCGATCGGCCGCGGCCAGCGCCAGCTGATCATCGGCGACCGCAAGACCGGCAAGACCACGATCGCGATCGACACGATCATCAATCAGAAGCGCAACTGGGAGTCCGGCGACCCGGACAAGCAGGTTCGCTGCATCTACGTCGCGATCGGCCAGAAGGGTTCGACCATCGCGTCGATCCGCGGCTCGCTCGAAGAGGCCGGCGCGCTGGAGTACACGACCATCGTCGCCGCCCCGGCGTCCGACCCGGCCGGCTTCAAGTACCTCGCGCCCTACACCGGTTCGGCCATCGGCCAGCACTGGATGTACGCCGGCAAGCACGTGCTCATCGTCTTCGACGACCTGAGCAAGCAGGCCGAGGCCTACCGCGCCGTGTCGCTGCTGCTGCGCCGCCCGCCGGGCCGCGAGGCCTACCCGGGTGACGTCTTCTACCTGCACTCCCGCCTGCTGGAGCGTTGCGCGAAGCTGTCCGACGAGCTGGGCCACGGCTCGATGACCGGTCTGCCGATCGTCGAGACGAAGGCCAACGACGTGTCGGCCTACATCCCGACCAACGTCATCTCGATCACCGACGGCCAGCTGTTCCTGCAGTCGGACCTGTTCAACGCCAACCAGCGTCCGGCCGTCGACGTCGGTATCTCCGTCTCCCGCGTCGGTGGCTCCGCCATGACGAAGGCGATGAAGAAGGTCACGGGTTCGCTGAAGGTCGAGCTGGCGCAGTACCGCGCCCTCGAGGCCTTCGCGCTCTTCGCCTCCGACCTGGACGCCGCCTCCAAGCAGCAGCTGGCCCGTGGTCAGCGTCTGATGGAGCTGTTCAAGCAGCCGCAGTACTCGCCCTACGCGACCGAGGAGCAGGTCGTCTCGATCTGGCTCGGCACCACCGGTGCCCTCGACTCGGTCGAGGTCGGCGACGTGCGCCGCTTCGAGCAGGAGTTCATCGACCACCTGCGCCGGAACACCGACGTGCTCACCACGATCGGCGAGACGCTGCAGTTCAACGACGACACGAACGCCAGCCTGGAGAAGGAGGTCGAGTCCTTCAAGCAGTTCTTCCAGGCCGGCTCCGACGAGGGCATCGTGGCGGGCTCCGAGGAGTACGAGGCGACTGACGCCGAGGACATCTCGCAGGAGCAGATCGTCCGGCAGCAGCGCTGA